A single window of Aspergillus flavus chromosome 4, complete sequence DNA harbors:
- a CDS encoding putative microsomal signal peptidase subunit (unnamed protein product) — protein MHSSLNRAQAVFGFFTTVALFVAGFAALSVLLFPTDEAKAAVSLKDVKVIKGRPHYYSNKKEEYAQMRFDLDADLSSLFNWNTKQLFVYVYASYSSSDKESTLLPQSESIIWDTIISAPESPYSFNTLRERFFPSKSSSKRTTGAKKSTKKDKAAPGVLRLRNQRAKYQISDITGKMAERSNVTLSVGWNVQPWVGALWWSPGSGAVPRTGGDSGRSKPFEFPALKTKANTKAAEDQGQAKKVEV, from the exons ATGCACTCGTCTCTAAACCGAGCGCAGGccgtcttcggcttctttaCAACCGTGGCCTTGTTCGTCGCCGGATTTGCCGCGTTGTCTGTCCTGTTATTTCCCACCGATGAGGCGAAAGCAGCAGTGTCATTGAAGGATGTCAAAGT AATCAAAGGACGACCACATTACTATtcaaacaagaaagaagaatacGCACAAATGCGTTTCGATCTGGACGCCG atctctcctccctcttcaACTGGAACACAAAACAACTCTTCGTCTACGTCTACGCCTCCTACTCCTCCTCTGACAAGGAATCCACTCTCCTCCCCCAGTCCGAGTCCATCATCTGGGATACCATCATCTCGGCCCCGGAATCGCCGTACTCCTTCAACACTCTCCGTGAGCGCTTCTTCCCGTCCAAGTCTTCTTCGAAACGGACCACCGGCGCCAAGAAGTCGACTAAGAAGGATAAGGCCGCGCCTGGTGTTCTCCGTCTGAGGAACCAGCGGGCTAAGTACCAAATCTCGGATATCACGGGGAAGATGGCGGAGCGGAGCAATGTGACGCTTTCTGTTGGGTGGAACGTGCAACCTTGGGTTGGAGCTTTGTGGTGGAGTCCTGGGTCTGGAGCTGTGCCGAGGACTGGCGGTGATTCGGGAAGGAGCAAGCCATTTGAGTTTCCGGCGTTGAAGACGAAGGCGAATACCAAGGCAGCGGAAGACCAAGGTcaggcgaagaaggtggAGGTCTAG
- a CDS encoding putative pyruvate dehydrogenase kinase, translated as MLRSHPAGRWHAFRQACAPKCRPYSGLHQLQPHNPPPWRPVSALDEWVERDIRPISLRQLTFFGRTLTESRLISSANYVRTELPTRLAHRLRDIQRLPYVVVANPHLSLVYELYYKAFERFRTIPEIKTLDDNDKFCDILRKTLQEHLVVIPRLAMGVLECRALLPADVLDQFMNTLLRARISRRVIAEQHLALTETFNSPWHFPGSQDRTDVNADYVGEVFLKCNAKEVIERCGKLAQDMMRQASGTDKIPEISVQGHLDATFPYMLSHLEYIIGELLRNSIQAVSEKYNGLPEKPPPIEVLICEAPQHVIMRISDQGGGIPREVLPYLWSFNKGPHSKARLQNLEQVPAMAATMQELTVPKERKRADKETFRESSLDTLTSRPPNLRLGMGLPMSRVYAEYWAGSLELHSLEGYGVDAFLQISKLGNKNEQVTTRASIDAV; from the exons ATGCTGCGGAGTCATCCAGCTGGGCGCTGGCATGCCTTCCGACAAGCGTGTGCTCCAAAATGTCGCCCTTATTCGGGCCTCCATCAGCTTCAACCCCATAATCCACCACCATGGAGACCTGTCTCTGCTTTGGATGA GTGGGTCGAACGCGACATCCGACCTATAAGTTTACGACAATTGACCTTTTTTGGGCGGACTTTAACAGAATCTCGACTTATCAGTTCGGCTAATTATGTGCGAACGGAGCTTCCAACTAG GCTTGCCCATCGCCTGCGAGATATTCAAAGACTGCCATACGTTGTCGTAGCAAACCCTCATCTGTCTCTCGTATATGAGCTCTACTATAAAGCCTTTGAACGATTTCGAACGATTCCGGAGATTAAAACACTCGATGACAACGATAAGTTTTGCGATATCCTACGAAAGACACTGCAGGAACACCTCGTGGTCATTCCAAGGTTGGCAATGGGTGTTTTGGAGTGCCGTGCTTTGCTACCGGCGGACGTGCTGGATCAATTTATGAACACTTTGCTTCGCGCG AGAATCTCCCGCCGAGTCATAGCGGAGCAACACCTGGCGTTAACGGAAACTTTCAACTCCCCTTGGCACTTTCCTGGCTCCCAGGATCGCACGGATGTTAATGCGGACTACGTTGGGGAAGTCTTCCTGAAGTGCAACGCAAAGGAGGTTATCGAGCGCTGTGGCAAACTTGCGCAAGATATGATGCGTCAGGCATCAGGAACCGATAAAATTCCGGAAATTTCCGTGCAGGGGCACCTAGACGCTACGTTTCCGTACATGCTAAGCCACCTGGAATATATCATTGGGGAGCTTCTACGAAACTCTATTCAGGCTGTCAGTGAAAAATATAATGGCTTGCCTGAGAAGCCACCGCCTATTGAAGTACTCATATGCGAAGCACCACAGCATGTTATCATGCGGATATCTGACCAGGGAGGAGGTATACCTCGCGAGGTTCTACCGTACTTGTGGTCCTTTAACAAAGGTCCGCACAGTAAAGCACGGCTTCAAAATCTGGAGCAGGTTCCGGCAATGGCAGCCACAATGCAGGAGCTGACAGTaccaaaggaaaggaagcgGGCTGACAAGGAAACATTCCGAGAGAGCTCGCTTGACACACTTACCTCACGGCCGCCAAACCTCCGCCTGGGCATGGGACTTCCTATGAGCCGAGTGTATGCGGAATATTGGGCAGGCAGTCTTGAATTGCACAGCTTGGAAGGGTATGGCGTGGATGCATTCCTGCAAATATCCAAGCTTGGCAACAAGAACGAGCAAGTCACCACAAGGGCATCGATCGACGCAGTGTGA
- a CDS encoding ubiquitin carboxyl-terminal hydrolase (ubiquitin hydrolase) has translation MDNVPDNEMLVDEYEQYHNDRTDDVVVSRSGSEEPEPEPLANDYAAMMARILPKDPELETEDEAYHTWHIKDWRKLKKKEHGPTFHCAGFPWRILFFPYGNHVEHASFYLEHAWDNEPPENWYACVQFGLVLWNVNDPSIKISHVATHRFNADEGDWGFTRFCELRRLFNLAWEGRGVPPVQNDEAMVTAYVRVVKDPTGVLWHSFQNYDSKKETGMVGLKNQGATCYLNSLLQSLYFTNAFRKATYQIPTEAEASRDNSAWTLQRLFYNLQTSENPVSTAELTASFGWESRQIFEQQDVQELSRKLMERLEEKMKGTPAEKALPELFVGKTKTYISCINVDYESSRVEDFWDIQLNVRNNKTLDDSFKDYIQVETLEGENKYDAGPPYGLQDAKKGVIFESFPPVLHLHLKRFEYDINRDAMMKINDRHAFPMEFDATPYLSNDADKSEPWVYQLHGVLVHSGDLNAGHYYAFLKPTKDGYWYRFDDDRVTRATDKEVLEENYGGEYELANGAAGVKQPYTRGLSTKRSMNAYMLVYIRKSRLDDVLLPIMKEDIPSHIETRLIEERVELARRKKEREEAHLYINVGVLNEESFKSHHGFDLTSLDLPAGDPALPKQYRILKALKVGEFAEQLAQEKGIDANRVRFWVMVNRQNKTTRPDQVIKDPDMSVEEAYSRFGTKGNPFRVWMEVGQPSADGTVSWPDNNNSVLVFLKHFDAPSQTLSGVGPVYVRKNQKVAELAPTILEKMEWPAGTEFMLYEEIKHNMIDVMKPKQTFQQSEIQDGDIITFQKSIKEADLPSTALYQDARQYYDYLLNRISVTFAPIKAGEGDEFTLTLSRKMTYDQFSKKVGEHLNVESTHLRFAPVMASTGKPKQFIKRNPNQANQTLYQILSGTMTGYGYSMHRSDALYYEVLETSLSDYESKTSLKVTWLPEGITKEQVVEVLVPRDGTISDLLSGLQKKANLDEDTIREVRIYETHAGKIYRDFPVDTKIAGINEFVTLYAERMPEEEVNMGEGERTINAYNFDRDLNRPHGVPFKFVLKPGEVFKETKERLSKRTGIKGKQFEKIKFAAVPRSLYSSPRYLEDDDILSDIVGDSDDLLGLDHVNKNRSFWNRSESFFIR, from the exons ATGGATAAC GTCCCAGATAATGAAATGCTCGTCGACGAATATGAGCAGTATCACAATGACAGGacggatgatgttgttgtctCTCGATCCGGATCGGAGGAGCCGGAGCCGGAGCCTCTTGCAAACGATT ATGCAGCGATGATGGCACGAATCCTTCCTAAAGACCCAGAACTTGAAACCGAAGACGAGGCGTATCACACATGGCATATTAAAGACTGGCgcaagttgaagaagaaggaacaTGGACCGACATTCCACTGCGCAGGATTCCCATG GCggattctcttcttcccatATGGTAACCACGTGGAGCACGCATCATTTTACTTGGAACATGCTTGGGACAACGAGCCACCTGAAAATTGGTACGCTTGTGTGCAGTTCGGCCTCGTCCTGTGGAACGTAAACGATCCATCCATCAAAATCTCTCATG TTGCTACTCATCGGTTCAATGCGGATGAGGGAGACTGGGGGTTTACCCGATTTTGTGAACTACGAAGGCTGTTCAACTTAGCATGGGAAGGCCGTGGAGTGCCTCCTGTACAAAACGATGAAGCTATGGTTACAGCCTATGTCCGTGTCGTTAAGGATCCAACGGGTGTCTTGTGGCACAGCTTCCAAAA CTATGactcgaagaaagaaactggCATGGTTGGATTAAAAAACCAGGGTGCCACCTGCTACCTCAACTCACTTCTACAGTCGCTATACTTCACTAATGCGTTCCGAAAG GCCACATATCAAATTCCGACCGAAGCGGAAGCCTCACGGGATAACAGTGCTTGGACATTGCAGAGGTTGTTCTATAATCTCCAAACGAGTGAAAACCCTGTTTCAACAGCTGAGCTTACTGCATCTTTTGGCTGGGAGTCGAGACAGATTTTTGAACAACAGGATGTTCAGGAACTGTCGCGCAAGCTGATGGAGAGACTCGAGGAGAAAATGAAGGGCACTCCAGCGGAGAAGGCATTGCCGGAGTTATTTGTCGGAAAGACGAAGACTTACATATCCTGCATCAATGTCGACTATGAATCCTCGCGTGTGGAAGACTTCTGGGATATTCAACTCAATGTAAGGAACAACAAGACTTTGGACGACAGCTTCAAGGATTATATTCAAGTGGAAACGCTCGAAGGTGAGAACAAGTACGACGCTGGGCCACCGTACGGTTTGCAAGACGCCAAGAAGGGTGTTATCTTTGAAAGTTTCCCCCCGGTCCTACATCTTCACTTGAAACGATTCGAATATGACATCAACCGCGACGCTATGATGAAAATTAACGATCGACATGCATTCCCTATGGAATTTGATGCCACGCCTTACCTCTCCAATGATGCTGATAAGTCAGAGCCGTGGGTCTACCAGTTACATGGCGTGCTGGTACACAGTGGCGATCTGAACGCAGGCCATTATTACGCTTTCTTAAAACCTACCAAAGACGGATACTGGTATCGGTTCGACGACGATAGGGTTACCCGAGCTACTGACAAGGAAGTCCTTGAAGAGAATTATGGTGGTGAATATGAGCTGGCCAACGGCGCGGCCGGCGTCAAGCAACCTTACACACGTGGTCTATCAACGAAGCGCTCCATGAACGCTTACATGTTAGTTTACATTCGGAAGTCAAGGTTGGACGATGTCCTTCTTCCCATAATGAAAGAAGACATCCCATCTCACATTGAGACGCGTCTGATCGAAGAGCGCGTGGAGCTGGCAcgcaggaagaaggagagagaggaagccCACTTGTACATCAATGTCGGAGTCCTGAATGAGGAGTCTTTCAAGTCTCACCACGGATTTGATCTGACGAGCCTTGACCTACCTGCTGGAGACCCAGCACTCCCGAAGCAATACCGGATACTTAAAGCTTTAAAGGTTGGCGAGTTTGCTGAGCAACTTGCACAAGAAAAGGGTATTGATGCCAACCGAGTCCGATTCTGGGTTATGGTAAATCGCCAGAACAAGACAACTCGACCAGATCAGGTTATCAAGGATCCAGATATGTCAGTGGAAGAGGCCTACAGCAGATTCGGCACTAAAGGGAATCCGTTCAGAGTGTGGATGGAGGTTGGACAGCCCTCCGCGGATGGAACAGTTTCTTGGCcagacaacaacaactcgGTGCTAGTCTTCCTGAAACACTTTGATGCCCCGTCGCAGACACTGTCGGGTGTTGGCCCCGTATACGTTCGCAAAAATCAAAAGGTAGCTGAGCTTGCCCCAACAATCCTCGAGAAGATGGAATGGCCTGCCGGTACAGAGTTCATGCTGTATGAGGAAATCAAACATAATATGATCGATGTCATGAAGCCGAAGCAGACCTTCCAACAATCTGAGATCCAAGATGGCGATATCATTACGTTTCAGAAATCGATCAAGGAAGCGGACCTACCTTCTACTGCCCTCTATCAGGATGCGAGACAGTACTATGACTACCTTTTAAACCGAATTAGCGTTACTTTCGCTCCGATAAAGGCTGGAGAAGGCGATGAGTTTACCTTGACTCTGAGTCGTAAGATGACTTATGACCAGTTCTCCAAGAAAGTTGGTGAACATTTGAATGTCGAGTCTACGCACTTGCGCTTCGCTCCTGTCATGGCAAGCACGGGGAAACCCAAGCAATTTATCAAACGCAACCCCAACCAAGCGAACCAGACGCTGTATCAAATTCTCAGTGGAACGATGACCGGTTACGGATATAGCATGCACCGTTCCGATGCACTGTATTATGAGGTTCTGGAGACAAGTCTGAGCGACTACGAGTCTAAAACTTCCCTAAAGGTGACCTGGCTTCCCGAGGGTATTACGAAAGAG CAAGTTGTGGAAGTCTTGGTACCCCGCGATGGCACCATTTCAGATCTTCTAAGCGGGTtgcaaaagaaggcaaacCTTGACGAAGATACAATCCGTGAAGTTAGGATCTATGAGACGCATGCCGGCAAGATCTACAGAGACTTTCCGGTGGATACTAAAATTGCCGGTATCAATGAGTTTGTGACACTTTATGCCGAGAGAATGCCCGAGGAAGAGGTTAATATGGGAGAGGGCGAGCGCACAATTAACGCCTATAACTTTGATCGTGATTTGAACAGGCCACATGGTGTGCCGTTCAAGTTCGTTCTTAAACCG GGTGAGGtcttcaaagaaacaaaggagaGACTCTCTAAGCGGACTGGCATCAAGGGTAAACAATTTGAAAAGATCAAGTTTGCCGCGGTTCCTCGTTCTCTATACTCGAGTCCGCGATATCTCGAAGACG ATGATATCCTTTCCGACATTGTCGGCGATTCCGACGACCTCCTTGGTCTCGACCATGTAAATAAGAACCGCAGCTTTTGGAACAGAAGTGAATCGTTTTTCATCCGATAG
- a CDS encoding putative stress response RCI peptide: MAGTCSMLCLILITLFIPPLGVFLISGCSADFFINILLTILGYLPGHIHAFYLEYVYYRQRDGVTGRAPGVYSERIQRGGHHETTYGTIHN; encoded by the exons ATGGCTGGAACCTGCTCGATGCTTTGCCTGATCCTCATCACACTGTTCA TCCCTCCACTTGGCGTTTTCCTCATCTCCGGCTGCAGCGCTGATTTCTTCATTAATATTCTGCTGACGATTCTTGG GTATCTCCCGGGCCATATCCACGCCTTCTATCTCGAATACGTGTATTACCGTCAACGCGATGGGGTAACGGGACGCGCACCTGGTGTATACTCCGAGCGAATCCAGCGTGGTGGTCACCATGAAACAACCTATGGCACCATTCACAATTAG
- a CDS encoding membrane trafficking protein (endosomal cargo receptor, putative), with amino-acid sequence MRFAALVIGLLVTFVSTVTATALTYKLEANEKACFYNYVDQRNAKVAFYFAVQSGGSFDVDYQVVGPGEKVVLDGTKERQGDFVFTAQSIGEYRFCFNNEMSTFAEKLVDFEIAVENEERAQLPSRQGASPEQASAIEESVYKLSAQLSTISRNQKYFRTRENRNFSTVRSTERRIFNFSVIEGLMMVSMAGLQVFVVRFFFQGARKGYV; translated from the exons ATGCGTTTCGCAGCTCTGGTGATAGGCCTTCTGGTCACTTTCGTTTCGACGGTGACGGCAACCGCTCTCACTTATAAACTCGAAGCCAACGAGAAAGCTTGTTTCTACAACTATGTTGACCAGAGGAACGCGAAGGTCGCCTTCTACTTCGCT GTCCAATCTGGCGGCTCTTTCGATGTGGATTATCAGGTGGTCGGCCCCGGTGAGAAAGTGGTCTTAGATGGAACCAAAGAACGACAGGGCGACTTCGTTTTCACGGCACAGAGCATCGGGGAATATAGATTCTGCTTCAATAATGAAATGTCGACTTTCGCCGAGAAATTGGTGGATTTTGAGATTGCG GTCGAAAACGAAGAACGTGCGCAACTACCTTCCCGACAGGGTGCCAGTCCCGAGCAGGCCTCCGCGATCGAGGAGTCCGTTTACAAGCTTTCCGCCCAGCTTTCGACCATTTCTCGAAACCAGAAATACTTCCGGACCCGAGAGAACCGTAACTTCAGCACTGTTCGTAGCACAGAACGTCGGATCTTTAACTTTAGCGTCATTGAGGGCTTGATGATGGTATCGATGGCTGGATTGCAGGTCTTTGTTGTCcggttcttcttccaggGTGCTAGGAAGG GTTACGTGTGA